A portion of the Sphingobacterium spiritivorum genome contains these proteins:
- a CDS encoding MotA/TolQ/ExbB proton channel family protein: MSLIQDTALALDSLGQAAQQPIQMATQEETNLIQLLMKGGWIMWPIAFLFFLGLVIFLERYITIRKASKFDNGLMSQIKSNVMSGKLDAAVAVCRSSNTPLSRMLQKGLLRVGRPIKDIEGAIENIGKIEVSKLEKNINILGIIAGIAPMLGFVGTIFGVIQIFRDVEAVGGIDIGSVSGGLYVKMISSASGLTVGILAYIGYHALNMMVERLILRMETDAVEFIDLLDEPGA; this comes from the coding sequence ATGTCATTGATTCAAGACACAGCATTAGCATTAGACTCGTTAGGTCAGGCAGCACAGCAACCTATACAGATGGCGACACAGGAAGAAACAAATCTGATCCAGCTTTTGATGAAAGGGGGATGGATTATGTGGCCTATTGCCTTTTTGTTTTTCTTAGGATTGGTTATCTTTTTGGAGCGTTATATTACCATTCGCAAAGCGTCTAAGTTTGATAACGGATTGATGTCACAAATCAAAAGTAATGTGATGTCCGGTAAACTGGATGCAGCTGTAGCGGTATGCCGTTCCAGTAATACACCACTATCAAGAATGCTGCAGAAAGGTCTCTTGCGTGTAGGTCGTCCTATCAAAGATATAGAAGGAGCAATTGAAAATATCGGTAAGATCGAAGTATCTAAACTGGAGAAAAACATCAATATTTTGGGGATTATTGCAGGTATTGCACCGATGCTTGGTTTCGTAGGTACGATCTTCGGGGTAATCCAGATTTTCCGCGATGTAGAGGCAGTAGGTGGTATTGATATCGGTTCGGTATCCGGAGGTCTTTATGTTAAAATGATTTCTTCTGCATCCGGATTGACTGTAGGTATCCTTGCATATATCGGGTATCATGCGCTTAACATGATGGTAGAGCGTCTGATCCTTAGAATGGAAACGGATGCAGTGGAGTTTATTGACTTATTAGACGAACCGGGAGCATAA
- the priA gene encoding primosomal protein N' → MDPSLFSAVRNTCFVNVILPLAISKTYTYRIPHEWSDKIAVGMRVIVQFGKNKIYSAIVKEVTDMAPERYEAKYVLDILDQQPIVDAAQLKLWEWMASYYMCTLGEVMQAALPAALKLASETKIIASDQEGLDKSQLSDKEYMIMEALEIAGELRVSDIVKLLGQKTVFPILKQLFDNGFLMISEEISERYKPKKKNYLILNAEYTDTEGKRELLDSLNRAPKQQDAVLAYLQLSKTVSEITRQAIMETVGCGPASITALIDKGVFLVKEKVVSRFEGEDIELTASFTFNEVQQEAFDQINKLFHNKDVVLLHGVTASGKTQIYIRMIEQAIAEGKSALYLLPEIALTAQITERLKLYFGDQLGVYHSKFNDNERAEVWHKVLKNEYKVVIGARSSLFLPFHELGIVIIDEEHESSYKQYDPAPRYHARDTAIYLGYIHQAKILLGSATPSIESYYNAKAGKYGLVQLLKRYGTAQLPEIKIVNISEEKRKDNMHSYFSGILLKEIAETIERKEQVILFQNRRGHTPIIQCNTCGYVAKCVNCDVSLTYHKTTNRMHCHYCGHHEAPPQICPACGTTHMESRGFGTERIEEELELLMPDARIGRLDLDSTKGKHGFDKIITAFDEHEYDILIGTQMIAKGLDFGKVSLIGIINADTIINFPDFRAYERAFSLFSQVSGRAGRRDSIGKVIIQTYTPNHRVIEQVVAHDYDAMFLEEATERKNYQYPPFYRLIKIDVKHPDIQKCFDAARDLASGLRSTLGSRVIGPEPPLVSRVRNYFIQTITLKIERNNVSIAKVKELMQQAILSFELDKSHTGVRVQIDVDPS, encoded by the coding sequence ATGGACCCATCTTTATTTTCAGCTGTACGCAATACTTGTTTTGTGAATGTTATTCTGCCTTTGGCTATTTCCAAGACATACACTTATCGTATTCCGCATGAGTGGAGTGACAAGATCGCTGTAGGCATGCGTGTCATTGTACAATTTGGAAAGAATAAAATCTATTCTGCCATAGTAAAGGAAGTTACTGACATGGCTCCTGAACGCTATGAAGCAAAATATGTCTTAGATATTTTAGATCAGCAGCCTATTGTAGATGCTGCCCAACTCAAGCTTTGGGAATGGATGGCTTCTTACTACATGTGTACACTGGGGGAAGTGATGCAGGCTGCTCTTCCGGCAGCGCTGAAACTAGCCAGTGAAACTAAAATCATTGCTTCAGATCAGGAAGGATTGGATAAAAGCCAACTTTCGGACAAAGAGTATATGATCATGGAAGCGCTGGAGATTGCCGGAGAATTACGGGTGAGCGATATTGTCAAATTATTAGGGCAGAAAACGGTATTCCCTATTCTCAAACAACTTTTCGATAATGGTTTCCTCATGATTTCCGAAGAAATCTCCGAACGGTACAAGCCAAAGAAAAAGAACTATCTTATTCTGAATGCAGAATACACAGATACAGAAGGAAAGCGTGAACTGCTGGATTCGCTGAACAGAGCTCCGAAACAACAGGATGCAGTGTTGGCCTATCTTCAATTATCCAAGACCGTTTCAGAGATTACACGCCAGGCCATTATGGAAACTGTAGGCTGCGGACCTGCAAGTATTACGGCACTTATTGATAAGGGGGTCTTTCTGGTGAAAGAGAAAGTTGTCAGCCGTTTCGAAGGAGAAGATATTGAACTCACAGCTTCCTTCACCTTTAATGAAGTACAACAGGAAGCCTTTGATCAGATCAATAAATTATTCCATAATAAAGATGTAGTGCTCCTGCATGGAGTAACAGCTTCCGGTAAGACACAGATCTACATACGTATGATTGAGCAGGCAATTGCGGAAGGGAAGAGTGCACTTTATTTGTTACCCGAAATTGCCCTCACCGCTCAGATAACTGAACGTCTTAAGTTGTATTTCGGCGATCAATTAGGTGTTTATCATTCAAAATTCAATGATAATGAAAGAGCTGAAGTCTGGCATAAAGTATTGAAGAATGAATATAAAGTTGTTATAGGTGCCCGTTCTTCCTTATTTCTCCCTTTTCATGAGCTCGGAATAGTAATTATAGATGAAGAGCATGAGAGCTCTTATAAACAATATGATCCGGCTCCCCGATATCATGCCCGTGATACGGCGATATACTTAGGTTATATTCATCAGGCTAAAATACTTCTCGGGTCAGCTACACCGTCTATCGAAAGTTATTACAATGCAAAAGCAGGAAAATACGGATTGGTTCAGCTCCTGAAACGATATGGTACTGCACAGCTGCCGGAAATAAAAATTGTGAATATCTCCGAAGAAAAGCGGAAAGATAATATGCACTCTTATTTCAGTGGTATTCTGCTGAAGGAGATTGCAGAAACTATAGAACGTAAAGAACAGGTTATACTTTTTCAGAATAGAAGAGGGCATACACCGATTATTCAGTGTAATACATGCGGATATGTAGCTAAATGTGTCAACTGTGATGTCAGTCTGACCTATCACAAGACCACAAATAGAATGCATTGCCATTATTGCGGACATCACGAAGCCCCTCCACAGATATGTCCTGCCTGTGGTACCACACACATGGAGAGCCGCGGATTCGGTACCGAACGTATCGAAGAAGAGCTCGAACTGTTGATGCCTGATGCACGTATCGGAAGGCTGGATCTCGATTCAACAAAAGGGAAGCATGGATTTGATAAGATCATAACGGCTTTTGATGAACATGAATATGATATTCTGATAGGAACTCAAATGATTGCAAAAGGTCTGGACTTTGGAAAAGTAAGTCTTATCGGAATTATTAATGCAGACACTATTATAAACTTTCCAGATTTCAGAGCCTATGAACGCGCATTTTCGCTGTTTTCACAGGTGTCCGGAAGAGCTGGCCGGAGAGACTCAATAGGTAAAGTAATTATCCAGACCTATACCCCCAATCATCGTGTGATAGAGCAGGTCGTAGCGCACGACTACGATGCTATGTTTTTGGAAGAAGCAACAGAACGAAAAAATTATCAATACCCCCCGTTTTACAGGTTGATTAAGATTGATGTCAAACATCCGGATATTCAAAAGTGTTTTGATGCAGCAAGGGATCTTGCATCGGGATTGAGAAGTACGCTGGGTAGCAGAGTCATTGGTCCGGAGCCACCTCTTGTAAGCCGGGTGCGTAATTATTTCATTCAGACAATCACGTTAAAGATCGAACGCAATAATGTCAGTATAGCTAAAGTGAAGGAACTCATGCAACAAGCTATTCTGAGTTTTGAACTGGACAAATCTCATACAGGAGTTCGCGTACAGATAGATGTGGATCCTTCCTGA
- a CDS encoding ExbD/TolR family protein gives MNIRNRRNRPSAEVHTAALNDIMFFLMLFFLLASAVSNPQVVKLLLPRSSAGEQSVAKKTMTVSITSDLQYHVDKQIVPYESLESLIQSRMASGEELTIMLYADSSVPIQNVISVMDVANRLKIKLVLATEPRKDK, from the coding sequence ATGAATATTCGTAATAGAAGGAACAGACCTTCTGCCGAGGTACATACTGCAGCATTGAATGATATCATGTTTTTCCTGATGTTATTCTTTCTGTTGGCCTCTGCCGTGTCTAATCCTCAGGTCGTGAAATTACTTTTACCAAGATCCAGTGCGGGAGAACAGTCCGTGGCTAAAAAAACCATGACAGTATCTATCACAAGTGATCTGCAGTATCATGTAGATAAACAAATAGTTCCATACGAGAGTCTGGAATCGTTAATACAATCAAGAATGGCATCCGGAGAAGAATTGACTATTATGCTTTATGCAGACAGCAGTGTTCCTATCCAGAATGTAATTTCTGTCATGGATGTAGCGAACAGGTTAAAAATTAAGTTAGTATTAGCAACAGAGCCGAGAAAAGATAAATAA
- a CDS encoding asparaginase, giving the protein MHNIFIIYTGGTIGMVKDEQTGSFVPFDFELIARNLPDLSRLNYKLTVHSFTPIIDSSNMNPTVWIEMANIVKQNYEHYDGFVILHGSDTMAFSASVLSFMLEGLQKPVILSGSQLPIGEIRTDARENLMTALEIASAQENGTSLIQEVCILFDNKLFRGNRSFKYNSAKFEAFRSPNYPVLVEAGIHLKYNNEALLDNRYKQFILHTKLDDRVAVLKLFPGMNANTIRTILNSDVRSIVMETFGSGNTTTDEWFLDLLKEAIDMGKNILNISQCKVGSVELGRYETSQGLKSIGVLNGYDMTFEAAVTKLMYLQGEFEDQKDVAYWIEKDIRGELTVND; this is encoded by the coding sequence ATGCATAATATCTTTATTATCTATACAGGCGGTACCATCGGAATGGTCAAAGATGAGCAGACCGGATCATTTGTACCTTTCGACTTTGAGCTTATTGCCCGGAATCTGCCGGATCTGAGCAGACTGAATTATAAACTCACAGTACATTCTTTCACACCCATCATTGACTCCTCTAATATGAATCCAACCGTTTGGATTGAGATGGCTAATATTGTGAAGCAAAACTATGAGCACTATGACGGGTTTGTGATTCTTCACGGATCAGATACAATGGCATTTTCAGCTTCTGTTTTGAGTTTTATGCTGGAGGGATTACAAAAACCGGTTATCCTTTCAGGGTCACAACTTCCTATCGGAGAAATCCGTACTGACGCCCGTGAAAATCTGATGACGGCATTGGAAATTGCATCTGCTCAGGAAAACGGAACGTCTCTTATTCAGGAGGTCTGTATCTTATTTGACAACAAATTATTCAGAGGAAACCGTTCTTTCAAATACAATTCAGCCAAATTTGAAGCTTTCCGCTCTCCAAACTACCCTGTTCTTGTAGAAGCCGGTATACACCTCAAGTATAACAATGAAGCCTTATTAGACAACAGATATAAACAATTTATCCTGCATACCAAACTGGATGACAGAGTGGCTGTATTGAAGCTCTTCCCGGGAATGAATGCCAATACGATCCGTACCATCCTGAATTCGGATGTCAGATCTATTGTCATGGAAACCTTTGGATCCGGTAATACGACTACAGATGAATGGTTTCTCGACCTGTTAAAGGAAGCGATAGATATGGGTAAAAATATTCTGAATATCTCTCAATGTAAGGTGGGATCTGTCGAGCTTGGACGCTATGAAACAAGTCAGGGACTGAAATCAATCGGAGTGCTGAATGGGTATGATATGACCTTTGAAGCAGCAGTAACCAAACTGATGTACTTACAGGGAGAATTTGAAGATCAAAAAGATGTAGCGTACTGGATAGAAAAAGATATCCGGGGTGAGTTGACTGTAAATGATTAG
- a CDS encoding bifunctional folylpolyglutamate synthase/dihydrofolate synthase yields the protein MKAYKEVIGYLYTRLPMFTREGVSAYKKDLNNTIALCQALGNPQDKFKSIHIAGTNGKGSSSHMLASVLASAGYKTGLYTSPHLVDFRERIRVNGEVIPEQDVIEFVESQQSLIEKVQPSFFEVTVAMAFDYFAKAQVDVAIIEVGLGGRLDSTNIIRPELCLITNIGMDHMNLLGDTLQEIAGEKAGIIKANTPVVISERDPCTAQVFEEIAETKQAPIRFASDVLEATITSRHLSGMQVSVTDKITSLTEQYDLDLTGSYQLKNVVGVLAVVDELNQRNFSIPSDRLREGLSHVQQYTGLQGRWQTISTDPLIICDTGHNEDGIREVLKNILLTPFKRLHIVMGAMKDKDLQHILPLLPKEAIYYFSSPDMPRAMPAEELSAAALSYGLKGKPYSSVMQAFTVAKQAYQAGDLVFIGGSNFVVAEVLTALENKV from the coding sequence ATGAAAGCATATAAAGAGGTAATCGGGTATCTGTATACTCGATTACCTATGTTTACCCGTGAAGGTGTTTCTGCCTATAAGAAAGACCTGAATAATACCATCGCACTGTGCCAGGCATTAGGCAATCCCCAAGACAAATTCAAATCTATACATATTGCAGGTACGAACGGGAAAGGATCCTCGTCTCATATGCTGGCTTCGGTATTGGCATCAGCCGGATACAAAACAGGTCTCTATACGTCACCGCATTTAGTTGATTTCAGAGAGCGTATCCGGGTCAATGGAGAAGTTATTCCCGAACAGGATGTTATTGAATTCGTAGAATCACAGCAATCTCTTATAGAAAAAGTACAGCCTTCATTTTTTGAAGTGACGGTCGCCATGGCTTTTGATTACTTTGCAAAAGCTCAGGTAGATGTCGCCATTATCGAAGTAGGATTAGGCGGACGTCTGGACAGTACAAACATTATCCGTCCGGAGCTATGTCTTATTACAAATATAGGTATGGATCATATGAATCTGTTAGGAGATACCTTGCAGGAAATAGCAGGGGAGAAGGCTGGCATTATCAAAGCAAATACCCCGGTTGTTATTTCTGAAAGAGATCCGTGTACAGCACAGGTATTTGAAGAGATCGCTGAGACAAAACAGGCCCCGATCCGGTTTGCATCGGATGTATTGGAAGCAACGATTACTTCCCGGCATCTTTCTGGTATGCAGGTATCTGTCACTGACAAAATAACTTCTCTGACAGAACAATATGATCTTGATCTTACGGGGTCATATCAGTTAAAAAATGTAGTGGGTGTTTTAGCGGTAGTTGATGAATTAAATCAGAGAAATTTTAGTATTCCTTCTGACCGGCTCCGGGAAGGCCTGAGCCATGTTCAGCAATATACAGGATTGCAGGGAAGGTGGCAGACAATCTCTACAGATCCGTTGATCATCTGTGACACCGGACATAATGAAGATGGTATTCGTGAAGTTCTTAAGAATATCCTGCTTACACCCTTTAAAAGACTTCATATCGTAATGGGAGCGATGAAAGATAAAGACCTGCAACATATCTTGCCTTTACTTCCGAAAGAAGCCATATATTATTTCTCCAGTCCCGATATGCCCAGAGCGATGCCGGCAGAAGAACTGTCTGCTGCGGCCTTAAGCTATGGTCTGAAGGGAAAACCTTACTCCAGTGTAATGCAGGCGTTCACTGTGGCAAAACAGGCTTATCAGGCAGGGGATTTGGTTTTTATAGGAGGTAGTAATTTTGTGGTGGCAGAGGTTTTGACTGCTCTTGAAAATAAAGTATAA
- a CDS encoding energy transducer TonB — protein sequence MHYHLQEENNLPKALGISSIIMGILVAIGFFIVFSKELPKIGMGGIIVNYGTSEEGMGDDYMSVEEPSMDPNANNVKPDKIDPTETPTPTPTQQVSDDAVATQDIDDAPAITKTEKPVKVKATETTTEKKNSTPAVNPNALYKGKKNNGTGSGDGTGSTPGNQGSKLGDPLAPNYGEGGSGDGNMMLSIANRRFVVRPNIDDKGQQSGKVAVEIRVAPNGTITYARAGVKGTTLPDRSLWEKCERAVRGARLNELEKAPDSQTGVIVFNFRVR from the coding sequence ATGCATTATCATCTTCAAGAAGAAAATAACCTTCCTAAAGCATTAGGAATATCCTCCATAATTATGGGGATATTAGTGGCTATAGGTTTTTTCATTGTGTTCAGCAAGGAGTTGCCAAAGATTGGTATGGGAGGTATTATAGTCAACTACGGTACTTCGGAAGAAGGGATGGGAGATGATTATATGAGCGTAGAGGAACCTTCCATGGATCCTAACGCTAATAATGTAAAGCCGGATAAAATTGATCCGACTGAAACACCTACACCAACTCCTACGCAGCAGGTTTCTGATGATGCTGTAGCGACACAGGATATAGATGATGCTCCTGCTATTACCAAGACAGAGAAACCTGTAAAAGTAAAAGCAACAGAGACTACAACAGAGAAGAAAAACAGTACCCCGGCTGTCAACCCGAATGCGCTGTACAAAGGAAAGAAAAATAACGGAACAGGCTCTGGTGATGGTACCGGATCCACTCCCGGTAATCAGGGAAGCAAGTTAGGAGATCCTTTGGCACCGAATTATGGAGAAGGGGGATCAGGGGATGGCAATATGATGTTATCGATTGCCAACAGACGTTTCGTAGTAAGACCAAATATTGATGACAAAGGTCAGCAGTCCGGAAAAGTTGCAGTAGAAATTCGTGTAGCACCTAACGGTACGATTACATATGCACGGGCAGGCGTTAAGGGAACTACATTGCCTGACCGCTCCCTGTGGGAAAAATGTGAAAGAGCTGTACGGGGTGCCCGTTTGAATGAATTAGAAAAAGCACCGGATTCGCAGACAGGAGTTATTGTATTCAACTTCAGAGTTAGATAA
- a CDS encoding DUF423 domain-containing protein → MNKQIILTASFFGLIAVALGAFGAHGLEGKISEYHIGTWKTANQYHFYHTFALLFLSTFSRAKNTSIRVAFFAFTIGILLFSGSLYILSVREITGFGNPRILGPITPLGGLSYMIGWVGLFVAALKNRS, encoded by the coding sequence ATGAACAAACAAATTATTCTCACAGCGTCCTTTTTTGGATTAATTGCTGTGGCATTGGGGGCTTTTGGTGCGCATGGATTAGAGGGGAAAATCAGTGAATATCATATCGGTACATGGAAAACCGCAAACCAGTATCATTTCTACCATACCTTTGCGCTCTTATTCCTTTCCACATTTTCCAGAGCTAAAAATACATCTATACGCGTTGCTTTCTTCGCATTTACAATTGGTATTTTACTTTTTTCCGGCTCTTTGTATATATTGAGTGTACGTGAGATAACAGGTTTTGGAAACCCGCGGATCTTAGGTCCCATTACACCATTAGGAGGACTCAGTTATATGATAGGATGGGTTGGTCTCTTTGTGGCAGCTCTGAAAAACAGATCATAA
- a CDS encoding TatD family hydrolase has protein sequence MPTPYILTDTHTHLYYHIGTPLMEEQMQRCFDRGIERIFLPNVNTESIPKVMDTVRAYPQNCFPMLGLHPCDVKENYREELSSIEEALSIHKVYAIGEIGLDLYWDKTTLDIQKEAFRIQVQWAKDLRLPIDIHCREAFDELFELLDELKDDKLFGVLHCFTGTLDQAKRAIDLGFALGIGGVVTYKKSGLDAVVKEIDLEHIVLETDAPYLAPVPFRGKPNESSYLHYIAEKVADLHEVGIEKVAAVTTANSKRIFGI, from the coding sequence ATGCCTACTCCTTATATTTTAACAGATACACATACCCATCTTTATTATCACATTGGAACTCCGCTAATGGAGGAACAAATGCAACGATGCTTTGACCGTGGTATTGAACGTATATTTTTACCGAATGTAAATACCGAATCTATTCCAAAAGTAATGGATACGGTGCGTGCTTATCCTCAAAACTGTTTTCCAATGCTGGGTCTTCATCCCTGCGATGTAAAAGAAAACTATAGAGAAGAATTGTCCTCCATTGAAGAGGCTTTATCCATACATAAAGTATATGCTATAGGCGAAATCGGACTTGACCTGTATTGGGATAAAACAACCCTGGATATTCAGAAAGAAGCATTCCGTATTCAGGTACAATGGGCTAAAGATTTGCGATTGCCTATAGATATACATTGCAGAGAAGCCTTTGATGAATTGTTTGAGTTACTCGATGAACTTAAAGATGATAAGCTCTTCGGTGTCTTACATTGTTTCACAGGTACTTTAGATCAGGCCAAAAGAGCTATTGATCTTGGATTTGCATTAGGGATAGGCGGTGTAGTCACTTATAAAAAATCGGGTCTGGATGCTGTTGTAAAAGAAATCGATCTGGAACATATCGTCCTGGAAACTGACGCTCCATATCTGGCTCCGGTTCCGTTTAGGGGCAAGCCAAATGAAAGCAGCTATTTACATTACATAGCAGAGAAAGTAGCCGATCTGCATGAAGTCGGGATCGAAAAAGTAGCAGCTGTCACCACAGCAAATTCAAAACGTATATTCGGAATATAA
- a CDS encoding DHH family phosphoesterase: protein MLTRNENKEILSKSDKIIITTHHKPDGDALGSSLGLYHWLKSQNHDVHIIVSSDFPTFLDWLPGRDEVLIYPDQTQLCQSLIDEASLIFCLDYNALSRTNVMEGVLRASAAKKYMIDHHLDPEGFDDYRLWDPQAAATAQLIYTFIEGCVDEVSEITPAIATCLYAGIMTDTGSFRFRSTTEQVHEIISKLIRSGARNWEIHEQIYNSSTENRLKFLGHCLLNRLEVIHEYNTALFAVSKQDLEQFQVTTGDTEGLVNYALSVKGIRLAALIIDRTELIKLSLRSIGDVPCNEIARKHFNGGGHFNAAGGSSEGDLQSVVHKFKSILPEYNEILIK, encoded by the coding sequence ATGCTGACACGAAACGAGAATAAGGAAATACTATCCAAATCAGATAAAATAATTATCACGACCCATCATAAACCAGACGGAGATGCATTAGGCTCTTCATTAGGATTATACCATTGGTTAAAAAGCCAAAATCATGATGTCCATATAATTGTATCATCTGACTTCCCTACATTTTTGGACTGGTTACCCGGTCGGGATGAGGTATTAATATACCCCGATCAGACGCAATTGTGTCAATCTCTTATAGATGAAGCTTCTCTTATCTTTTGTTTGGATTACAATGCCCTTTCACGTACCAATGTTATGGAAGGCGTACTTCGTGCATCTGCAGCAAAAAAATACATGATCGATCATCATTTAGATCCTGAAGGATTTGATGATTACCGTTTATGGGATCCTCAGGCTGCTGCGACAGCCCAATTAATCTATACCTTTATTGAAGGTTGTGTTGATGAAGTTTCTGAAATTACTCCTGCGATTGCAACCTGTCTTTATGCAGGGATCATGACAGATACGGGTTCTTTCCGATTCAGATCGACTACAGAACAGGTGCATGAGATCATCTCCAAACTGATCCGCTCCGGAGCCCGCAACTGGGAGATCCACGAACAGATTTATAACAGTTCTACTGAAAACAGATTAAAATTTCTCGGACATTGCTTACTGAACCGTTTAGAAGTCATTCATGAGTATAATACAGCTCTTTTTGCGGTGTCAAAACAAGATCTTGAGCAGTTTCAGGTGACTACCGGCGATACAGAAGGATTAGTTAATTACGCGCTTTCTGTAAAAGGAATTCGTTTAGCTGCATTAATTATTGACAGAACTGAATTAATAAAATTATCTTTGCGTTCAATCGGTGATGTGCCTTGCAATGAGATCGCAAGAAAACACTTCAACGGAGGTGGCCACTTTAATGCGGCAGGCGGAAGTTCCGAAGGGGATTTGCAAAGTGTAGTCCATAAGTTTAAATCCATATTACCGGAATACAACGAAATATTAATAAAATAA
- a CDS encoding FKBP-type peptidyl-prolyl cis-trans isomerase, with translation MKKSILLLSAVALLSTACQNFKKGDGGLEYKIVKDNGGDKAKAGDLLSVDMVITTDRDSVLNSTYELGLPQIVNIAPDSIPGLYKGDYNSMFKFLGEGDSAVFRLNVDTMAAKMSQPKVEFADKFVTFTIKVRKHFKKGNLTDSALYAQINKYFEGELEGLKKSEESKIAGYIKSNKLEPKKSASGLQYVIKDQGKGVKPAIGDTVVVNYTGSLTSGKVFDTNNAEAAKKNKLHNAMRQYEPIRFRIGHDPVIQGWTEGLQLLNKGGKATFIVPSQLGYGERGGGGAIPPYAPLIFEVELVDVVPGPKTEPAPAQAAPLNVAPTTQATPTTK, from the coding sequence ATGAAGAAATCAATTCTATTATTATCAGCAGTTGCATTATTATCAACTGCTTGCCAAAACTTTAAAAAAGGGGACGGCGGTCTTGAATACAAAATAGTAAAAGACAACGGTGGCGACAAAGCCAAAGCAGGTGATTTGTTATCTGTAGATATGGTCATTACTACAGACAGAGACTCTGTATTAAACAGTACGTACGAATTAGGTTTACCGCAAATCGTAAATATTGCACCAGATAGTATCCCGGGTCTTTACAAAGGAGATTACAACTCTATGTTCAAATTCTTAGGTGAAGGCGATAGCGCTGTATTCCGTCTGAATGTAGATACTATGGCAGCTAAAATGAGCCAGCCTAAAGTTGAATTCGCAGATAAATTTGTAACCTTTACAATCAAAGTCAGAAAGCATTTCAAAAAAGGTAACCTGACTGATTCTGCTCTTTACGCACAAATCAACAAATATTTCGAAGGTGAATTAGAAGGTTTGAAAAAATCTGAAGAAAGCAAAATTGCCGGATACATCAAATCTAACAAATTAGAGCCTAAGAAATCTGCTTCCGGTCTTCAGTACGTTATCAAAGATCAGGGTAAAGGTGTTAAACCTGCTATAGGTGATACTGTAGTGGTAAACTACACAGGATCTCTGACTTCAGGAAAAGTATTTGATACAAACAATGCTGAAGCGGCTAAAAAGAACAAACTTCACAATGCAATGCGTCAATACGAGCCTATCCGTTTCCGTATTGGTCATGATCCGGTAATTCAGGGCTGGACAGAAGGATTGCAGTTATTAAATAAAGGTGGTAAAGCTACTTTCATCGTTCCTTCTCAATTAGGATATGGTGAGCGTGGTGGTGGCGGTGCTATTCCTCCATATGCTCCTTTAATCTTTGAAGTAGAGCTAGTGGATGTTGTACCGGGACCTAAAACAGAGCCGGCACCTGCACAGGCTGCTCCTCTAAATGTAGCTCCGACGACACAGGCAACTCCAACAACAAAATAG